From one Planococcus citri chromosome 3, ihPlaCitr1.1, whole genome shotgun sequence genomic stretch:
- the LOC135841312 gene encoding uncharacterized protein LOC135841312: MTLTLVQFVPSANILNLPPTGRKRSVRTPETTDRVRHSVQTTPTTSIRKRALNLKIKPTSLQRILSEDLSFHPYKILIIQKLQKTDFVRRKSFAEDMLTRIDTGEIPLNSLLFTDEAHFYLNGDVNKQNMRYWSTENPMIIHEKPLHSAKLTVWMGVAKFGIVGPYVFDETVNGERYRKMLNEFLIPELKRRHKYRVTWFQQDGATCHSATDTISLLREHFGHRIISLNTEISWPPRSPDFSACDFFLWGYLKSKVYQDDPRTLKQLLDNIIRESRLIRREMLNKVFNNFKKRLVDCVKNDGKHLGGIIFKT, encoded by the exons atgactcttacattagtgcaattcgtgccttccgcaaacattttaaacttaccg cctacaggtcggaaaagatcagtaagaacgccagaaacaacggaccgagtaaggcattcagtacagactacccctaccacttcaatacgtaaacgagcgttaaatttaaaaatcaaaccaacttctctgcaacgaattttatctgaagacctcagtttccatccatataagattttaatcattcaaaagttacaaaaaactgattttgtgagaagaaaatcatttgccgaggatatgcttacaagaattgatactggtgagattccattgaactcgttactctttactgatgaagctcatttttatctaaacggtgatgtgaataaacaaaatatgcgctactggtcgacagagaatccgatgataatacacgagaaacctctacactccgctaagttgactgtttggatgggcgtggctaaattcggtatagtgggaccgtatgtgtttgatgaaacggtgaacggtgagaggtatcgcaaaatgttaaacgagtttctcattcctgaattgaaacgcagacacaagtatagagttacttggttccaacaggatggcgctacctgtcattccgcaacggacacgatttctttattgcgtgagcattttggtcatcgaataatttcgctgaacacagaaatttcatggccacctcgatcccctgatttttcagcatgtgatttttttttatggggttacctcaagtcaaaagtatatcaagatgatcctaggactctgaaacagctcctagataatattattcgtgaatcaagactgattagaagagaaatgctcaacaaagtgttcaataattttaaaaaacgtttggtcgattgtgtcaaaaatgatggaaaacatcttggtggaataatttttaaaacttaa